From a region of the Chitinophaga caseinilytica genome:
- a CDS encoding ATP-binding protein yields MLKTSNIKPPRASGNGLQEPFLVHTLEFLKAFTLARLENHFRQTPFTRPDAPVPAESDDSSFARYVRHAELASEELLLLACALAPGVVAGFFDNIVQSYLPQGGEFPEFGGMKGNHHRGTLPTGETAMFLLAGNDAGLRLRLLPLFGDGSYLFRSRILSLEPVRAGEPALSGRLMADPEYAEVFMTGRIARPKLSMQFPAEYIETLLEWDDLVLPDGVRSQIRELESWITHQGALMQDWNMGRKLKPGYRALFYGPPGTGKTLTATLLGKYTGRDVYRVDLSSVVSKYIGETEKNLSALFDKAEDKSWILFFDEADALFGKRTGVRDAHDKYANQEVSYLLQRIESHAGLTILASNFKNNMDDAFIRRFNSIIYFPPPRAEDRLLLWKKAFPAAAKLQKDVDLKAIAEQFELTGSHILNVVQYVCLQALDRGSPQIGHADVLRGVKRELEKEGK; encoded by the coding sequence ATGCTTAAAACATCCAACATAAAACCCCCGCGCGCTTCCGGCAATGGCCTGCAGGAACCCTTCCTCGTTCATACCCTCGAATTCCTCAAAGCCTTTACCCTCGCGCGGCTGGAAAACCACTTCCGCCAAACCCCCTTCACCCGTCCCGATGCGCCCGTGCCCGCGGAAAGCGACGACAGCTCATTTGCACGGTACGTCCGCCATGCGGAGCTCGCCTCCGAAGAACTGCTGCTGCTCGCCTGTGCCCTGGCGCCCGGCGTGGTAGCGGGTTTCTTCGATAACATCGTGCAATCGTACCTCCCGCAGGGCGGCGAATTCCCGGAATTCGGCGGCATGAAAGGCAATCATCACCGCGGTACTTTACCGACCGGAGAAACGGCCATGTTCCTCCTCGCCGGCAACGACGCCGGGCTAAGGCTCAGGCTGCTGCCGCTTTTCGGGGATGGCAGCTATCTGTTCAGGAGCCGGATATTGTCGCTGGAGCCCGTCCGCGCCGGGGAACCCGCGCTCAGCGGCCGACTCATGGCCGACCCGGAATATGCGGAAGTGTTCATGACCGGCCGGATCGCCCGCCCGAAACTCAGCATGCAATTCCCCGCAGAATACATCGAAACGCTGCTGGAATGGGACGATCTCGTGCTGCCCGACGGCGTGCGCTCCCAGATCCGCGAACTGGAAAGCTGGATCACGCACCAGGGCGCGCTGATGCAGGACTGGAACATGGGCAGGAAACTGAAACCCGGATACAGGGCCTTGTTTTACGGTCCGCCGGGAACGGGCAAAACCCTCACCGCCACGCTCCTCGGCAAATACACGGGGCGCGATGTGTATCGGGTAGACCTGTCGTCGGTAGTGTCCAAATACATCGGAGAAACGGAAAAGAACCTGTCCGCGTTGTTCGACAAGGCGGAGGATAAATCGTGGATCCTGTTTTTCGACGAAGCCGACGCCCTGTTCGGCAAGCGGACCGGCGTCAGGGATGCGCACGACAAGTACGCCAACCAGGAAGTGTCGTATTTGTTGCAGCGGATCGAAAGCCACGCCGGCCTCACGATCCTGGCGTCCAACTTCAAGAACAATATGGACGATGCGTTCATCCGCCGGTTCAATTCCATCATTTATTTCCCGCCGCCACGGGCGGAAGACCGGTTGCTGTTGTGGAAGAAAGCGTTCCCGGCGGCGGCGAAGCTGCAGAAAGATGTGGACCTCAAGGCGATCGCGGAGCAGTTCGAGCTAACGGGGTCGCACATACTGAACGTGGTGCAATATGTGTGTTTGCAGGCGCTGGACAGGGGGAGCCCCCAGATCGGGCATGCAGACGTGTTGCGCGGCGTGAAGCGCGAACTGGAAAAAGAAGGAAAATAA
- a CDS encoding DUF4157 domain-containing protein encodes MKKERSATPAAAHAAAPRGMPFFQAKLAVNEPGDAHEKEADAMADHVMRMPAPQATFGGAGVSVQRKCAACEQEDEKLHRMPLADRITPVTVPAAQRKCAACEGEEEAHRSGDTPAPAVGAGTESAINGMRGGGQPMPAETRGFMENRFGSDFGNVRVHAGGDAGQLSRNLSARAFTTGNDIFFNDGEYAPHSHAGRQLLAHELTHVVQQRGTLARKKIQRYQWPFRLRQSREVSEARTETISGAPAAYAAWNGTFNWTSRFNIVLDALRGRANLIMRLHSTATPAVQRAWAAAIESRWSNHMYLRIQPVQPRLGPCKMPIHVDIQWQRRAADAHYSINPQGAGGTTGGRAGVGGTSSMTDWGTADRTDITHEFGHMIGNAEEYFTTNGTNYATGGRRGFRDVGGGIMNNPAEAARLRHFNLFREQVAIMLRIPQSNVSVIYDDPGIELCKVELGDFPTPQREPGDFPERPANPSEDGGTAYA; translated from the coding sequence ATGAAAAAGGAAAGAAGCGCGACCCCGGCGGCCGCTCATGCCGCCGCTCCGCGCGGGATGCCGTTCTTCCAGGCCAAGCTCGCCGTCAACGAGCCGGGAGACGCACATGAGAAAGAGGCAGACGCGATGGCCGACCATGTGATGCGGATGCCCGCGCCCCAGGCCACTTTCGGCGGAGCCGGCGTTTCCGTGCAGCGGAAATGCGCCGCCTGTGAGCAGGAAGACGAAAAGTTGCACCGCATGCCCCTGGCCGACCGGATCACGCCGGTGACGGTGCCCGCTGCGCAACGCAAATGCGCGGCCTGCGAAGGGGAAGAAGAGGCCCACCGTTCCGGAGACACGCCGGCGCCCGCCGTGGGCGCGGGAACGGAAAGCGCCATCAATGGCATGCGCGGCGGCGGACAGCCCATGCCCGCCGAAACGCGCGGGTTCATGGAAAACCGCTTCGGCAGCGATTTCGGGAATGTGCGCGTGCATGCCGGCGGAGACGCCGGCCAGCTCAGCAGGAACCTCAGCGCCAGGGCCTTCACCACCGGCAACGATATTTTCTTCAACGATGGGGAATACGCGCCCCACAGCCATGCCGGCCGCCAATTGCTGGCGCACGAGCTCACGCATGTGGTACAGCAGCGCGGTACGCTGGCACGTAAAAAAATCCAACGCTACCAATGGCCGTTCCGCCTGCGGCAATCGCGCGAGGTGTCTGAAGCCCGGACGGAAACCATTTCCGGTGCACCTGCCGCTTACGCCGCCTGGAACGGTACTTTCAACTGGACATCGAGATTCAACATTGTGCTGGACGCGCTGCGCGGACGGGCCAATCTCATCATGCGCCTCCATTCCACGGCCACGCCTGCTGTACAAAGAGCCTGGGCCGCGGCGATCGAGAGCAGGTGGAGCAACCATATGTACCTGCGGATACAGCCCGTGCAACCAAGGCTCGGCCCCTGCAAAATGCCCATCCATGTGGATATTCAATGGCAGCGGAGAGCAGCCGACGCGCATTATTCCATCAACCCGCAAGGCGCCGGCGGCACTACCGGCGGGCGGGCCGGCGTAGGCGGAACGTCGAGCATGACGGATTGGGGAACGGCAGACAGGACAGACATCACCCACGAATTCGGTCATATGATCGGCAACGCCGAAGAATATTTTACCACCAACGGTACGAACTACGCCACCGGCGGCCGCAGAGGCTTCCGCGACGTAGGGGGCGGCATCATGAACAATCCCGCGGAAGCGGCGCGCCTGCGGCATTTCAATTTATTCCGCGAACAGGTGGCCATCATGCTGCGCATCCCCCAATCCAACGTATCCGTTATTTACGACGACCCGGGCATCGAGCTTTGCAAGGTGGAACTGGGTGATTTCCCCACACCGCAGCGAGAGCCGGGCGATTTCCCGGAACGGCCCGCAAACCCATCAGAAGACGGAGGAACCGCATATGCTTAA
- a CDS encoding M1 family metallopeptidase codes for MKRILGPVVLFLLGTAAANAQTDRWQQRVKYKMDIAMDVKAHRFTGKQQLAYTNNSPDTLFRVFYHLYWNAFQPGSMMDQRSQELGKKIVGKDAQGNNRHDWDARVTDRISRLTPDEIGYQKVLSLKMDGRQQAWKTEETILVVQLDKPILPHSTVTFDMEFEAQVPVQIRRSGRNNKEGVDYSMAQWYPKMCEYDYEGWHPTPYIAREFYGVWGDYDVKISIDRKFVLAGTGYLQNPNSIGYGYETPGAKVTRASGNTLTWHFIAPNVHDFVWAADPDYKHINKKVDNFTAHFFYLENETTRETWPKLAEMIPAAYAYIKKHYGEYAWDQYSFIQGGDGGMEYPMATLIMGNGKIDGLYGVAIHEWMHSWYQGMLATNESLYPWMDEGFTTFAEDNTIGETIDSLKGKWHHEGSYNNYFMLVRRGFEEPISTHSDHYNTNFGYSISSYSKGAVFLEQLGYVIGAANRDAGLHRYYRDWRFKHPNAKDFVRVMEKESGLQLDWYLQYMMNTTRHINYGLDSVYESNGKTIIVIRNAGDFPMPIDLMVEMKDGRKELHYIPLTLMFGIKPAEDESVQRIVHDGWKWTQPSYRVELNHPLSQLQSVEIDPSQRLADIDRSNNKAVSR; via the coding sequence ATGAAAAGAATACTTGGCCCGGTTGTCTTGTTTTTGCTGGGCACCGCCGCCGCCAACGCGCAAACCGACCGTTGGCAGCAGCGCGTTAAATACAAAATGGATATCGCGATGGACGTGAAGGCACATCGCTTTACCGGCAAACAGCAGCTGGCATACACCAACAATTCTCCCGACACCCTTTTTCGCGTGTTTTATCACCTGTACTGGAACGCGTTCCAGCCCGGCAGCATGATGGACCAGCGCAGCCAGGAGCTGGGCAAGAAGATCGTAGGCAAAGACGCGCAGGGCAATAACCGCCACGACTGGGATGCCCGCGTTACCGACCGCATTTCCAGGCTCACACCCGACGAGATCGGCTACCAGAAAGTACTGTCGCTCAAAATGGACGGTCGCCAGCAGGCCTGGAAAACCGAAGAAACGATCCTCGTGGTGCAGCTAGACAAGCCCATCCTTCCGCACAGCACCGTTACTTTCGACATGGAGTTCGAGGCGCAGGTGCCTGTTCAGATCCGCCGCAGTGGCCGGAACAACAAGGAAGGCGTAGATTATTCCATGGCCCAGTGGTACCCGAAAATGTGCGAATACGATTATGAAGGCTGGCATCCCACGCCGTACATCGCCCGGGAATTTTACGGTGTTTGGGGAGATTATGATGTGAAGATTTCGATCGACAGGAAATTCGTGCTGGCAGGTACCGGTTATCTCCAGAACCCCAATTCGATCGGGTACGGTTATGAAACGCCGGGCGCGAAAGTGACGCGCGCTTCCGGAAACACGCTCACCTGGCACTTCATCGCGCCGAACGTACACGATTTCGTGTGGGCGGCCGATCCGGATTACAAACACATCAATAAAAAAGTGGACAACTTCACCGCCCACTTCTTCTACCTCGAAAACGAAACCACCCGCGAAACCTGGCCGAAGCTGGCGGAGATGATCCCCGCTGCCTACGCCTACATCAAAAAACATTACGGCGAATATGCCTGGGATCAATATTCCTTCATCCAGGGAGGAGACGGCGGCATGGAATATCCCATGGCCACGCTCATCATGGGCAATGGTAAGATCGACGGACTGTACGGCGTGGCCATCCACGAATGGATGCACTCCTGGTACCAGGGCATGCTGGCCACCAATGAAAGCCTGTACCCCTGGATGGACGAAGGTTTCACCACTTTCGCGGAAGACAATACCATCGGCGAAACGATCGATTCGCTGAAGGGGAAATGGCACCACGAAGGCAGCTACAACAACTATTTCATGCTGGTGCGCCGTGGCTTCGAGGAGCCGATCAGCACGCATTCCGATCATTATAACACCAACTTCGGCTATAGCATCAGCTCCTATTCGAAGGGCGCCGTGTTCCTCGAGCAGCTGGGCTACGTGATCGGCGCGGCCAACCGCGACGCGGGCCTGCACCGCTATTACCGCGACTGGCGCTTCAAGCATCCCAACGCGAAAGATTTCGTGCGCGTGATGGAAAAGGAAAGCGGCCTGCAGCTGGATTGGTACCTGCAATACATGATGAACACCACCCGCCACATCAATTATGGGCTGGACAGTGTATACGAATCCAACGGTAAAACCATCATCGTGATCCGCAACGCCGGCGATTTCCCCATGCCCATAGACCTGATGGTGGAAATGAAAGACGGCCGGAAGGAACTGCATTACATCCCGCTGACGCTCATGTTCGGTATCAAACCCGCTGAAGACGAAAGCGTGCAGCGCATCGTGCACGACGGCTGGAAATGGACGCAGCCCAGCTACCGCGTGGAGCTGAACCACCCGCTGTCGCAATTGCAATCCGTGGAGATCGATCCCAGCC
- a CDS encoding DUF4157 domain-containing protein, translated as MHSNPAPHIGQVHPGNQPAQERAESTGHEERPFFGGMPVQAKLEVSPPDDPHEREADAVADVVMRSPDPSAPPEMPGGGAGDFVQREYSGAPAMAVQRSCATCDAEDMVQRSSYGGGSLDVVQRKCAACEAEEEKPVQRKCASCEQEDMVQRSAYSGGSGDAIQRKCAACGLDDQPVQRKCDACEKEEIVQRSPYSSVTGGNLIQRECDECKIGEASKEETEEDTSTEEPENDEAAGITPGKDVADETVSPKAAPGGAWSVGAGFESGLRSTKGGGQPLPQDVRSGMEQRFAQDFSHVRVHQGTNASSLAASINAQAFTHGSDIYFNQNKFDGRSSSGKRLLAHELTHVVQQTGSSAIQPKIQRLGKWAHNEIQTVMRGKDGDLITEAGVPGATRTGVGLNRAGYADLYKSDGHVVSGVRAKIHGEDDVPLKVKYSYEGFQKGGVKYLEMKQRSNQIKIGPRYDTKTDTWDWKPNFPAKFQIGEIKPLFLFDFPGSKDTIGGGFDQQSHYINGFTAFVAQVHKDVGSPAPASISGSPMNLDPLIPDALNYRKFDSEYTKAGAGAVLKKDTSQRIWLYNMGHGIAVYFIIQHPYTKSNYPEAADAQLQQLDPLLKDLRKKKPTMNAALGPKRIQRQGEPKTDWKAAGKAWEDKRQVWVTGKSGKEKPKKFLKEEAKGVLKRGKVDKKLGIKSTADTTKKFKQAKDIRFWSGFRGRIFGALRFKFGQTFDKIEEFFHKIREKFRKHREKAAEHQKTEGTFDGWKKTATKVIIRLAAAIFKEMIASAFQSFVNCMNSILGVIVNKYEKGLEEKADELTKELQPQCCQIMSFKEKFDKEIEKHEATIKEFTDTVDKIREWQEILSKVEIAVRLGVQIASCGLPPGLGCLWGLVAQLGIEAGLNLLMRTDYFENDIAKPAAAALMDAIVGEKLHNFMIDTLEGTPLKPYLAEAAECKRMVKGKGGGGGVGAIGANAGKINPNDPKWVKARQEWEAEHKDEILAELNKVFEQGDKPMTAEDYKTIVEAMNKSGLKPEELKRRIENAKAGEKIDLAKALKNVKRKINYDNAKKANQGYQKAIGWDPNIFQPGATDAGSEEFANAVYDLQESLGIHADGKAGGGTTQKVYDKKGLEKDGVYEKAKAVEAFEKAERERKAQEKLDDEARKKLEEFYKLPAVKAAMEKEFPTDEALKKDLDSVDWKLVDKNGIRILERSYGALFVAKTTGGSRLGAAAKVANIEKEGQTVKVVVDLTKFLLLDTTKSVQIDDETDTNESLNVHRTLAEGSPPLLVYHIFSGEKAGDKVNMVASFAFWRFPDFDGR; from the coding sequence ATGCATTCCAACCCCGCACCGCATATCGGGCAAGTACATCCCGGCAACCAGCCTGCGCAGGAACGCGCGGAAAGCACCGGCCACGAAGAGCGTCCGTTCTTCGGCGGCATGCCCGTGCAGGCGAAGCTGGAAGTGAGCCCGCCAGACGATCCGCACGAGCGGGAAGCCGATGCCGTGGCCGATGTGGTCATGCGATCGCCCGACCCGTCTGCCCCGCCGGAAATGCCCGGTGGTGGCGCCGGCGATTTCGTGCAGCGGGAATATTCCGGCGCGCCGGCGATGGCGGTGCAACGGTCTTGCGCAACCTGCGATGCCGAAGATATGGTACAAAGATCGTCGTATGGCGGTGGTTCGTTGGATGTGGTACAGCGCAAATGCGCGGCCTGTGAAGCGGAGGAGGAAAAGCCGGTGCAGCGGAAATGTGCATCGTGCGAGCAGGAAGATATGGTACAAAGATCGGCGTACAGCGGAGGTTCGGGGGATGCGATACAACGGAAATGTGCGGCCTGCGGGCTCGACGACCAGCCTGTGCAAAGAAAGTGCGACGCCTGCGAAAAGGAGGAAATAGTGCAGCGGTCGCCGTATTCCAGCGTTACCGGCGGCAATCTGATCCAGCGGGAGTGCGATGAATGCAAGATCGGGGAGGCGTCGAAAGAGGAGACGGAAGAAGACACTTCCACGGAAGAGCCGGAGAACGACGAAGCGGCGGGCATTACTCCGGGAAAGGATGTGGCAGATGAGACCGTGAGCCCGAAAGCTGCGCCGGGCGGAGCATGGAGCGTGGGCGCGGGGTTCGAATCCGGGCTCAGGTCTACCAAAGGTGGTGGGCAACCCTTGCCGCAAGACGTGCGCAGCGGCATGGAGCAGCGGTTTGCGCAGGATTTTAGTCATGTGCGCGTGCACCAGGGCACAAATGCCTCCAGCCTCGCGGCGAGCATCAACGCCCAGGCTTTCACGCACGGATCAGACATTTACTTCAACCAGAATAAATTCGACGGCCGGTCGTCTTCCGGCAAACGGCTGCTGGCGCACGAACTTACCCACGTGGTGCAGCAAACCGGCAGCTCCGCCATCCAGCCCAAAATCCAGCGGCTCGGCAAATGGGCGCACAACGAAATACAAACCGTCATGCGCGGGAAAGACGGCGACCTGATCACCGAAGCCGGCGTGCCGGGCGCCACGCGAACGGGCGTTGGGCTCAACCGCGCGGGATATGCAGACCTGTATAAATCGGACGGGCACGTTGTTTCCGGTGTGCGGGCGAAGATCCATGGGGAAGACGACGTTCCCCTCAAGGTGAAATACAGCTACGAAGGTTTCCAGAAAGGCGGTGTGAAGTACCTTGAAATGAAACAGCGCTCCAACCAGATCAAGATCGGCCCGAGATACGATACCAAAACGGATACCTGGGACTGGAAGCCCAACTTCCCCGCCAAGTTCCAGATCGGCGAGATCAAGCCCCTGTTCCTGTTCGATTTCCCGGGATCGAAAGATACGATCGGTGGCGGATTCGACCAGCAAAGCCATTACATCAACGGTTTCACCGCGTTTGTGGCGCAGGTGCACAAAGACGTGGGCTCCCCCGCGCCCGCGAGCATTTCCGGATCGCCCATGAACCTCGATCCTCTCATCCCCGACGCCCTCAACTATCGCAAGTTCGATTCGGAATACACCAAGGCCGGCGCAGGCGCTGTTCTCAAGAAAGATACGTCGCAACGCATCTGGCTATACAACATGGGTCACGGCATCGCCGTGTATTTCATTATCCAACATCCCTACACCAAATCGAATTACCCCGAAGCGGCAGACGCCCAGTTGCAACAGCTGGACCCGCTGCTGAAAGACCTCCGCAAAAAGAAACCCACGATGAACGCCGCGCTCGGCCCCAAACGCATCCAGCGGCAAGGCGAGCCGAAAACGGATTGGAAAGCCGCTGGCAAGGCCTGGGAAGATAAACGGCAGGTTTGGGTGACGGGGAAAAGCGGGAAGGAAAAACCGAAGAAATTCCTGAAAGAAGAAGCGAAAGGTGTACTCAAACGCGGGAAAGTAGATAAGAAACTGGGGATCAAATCCACCGCCGACACGACCAAAAAATTCAAGCAGGCGAAAGATATCCGCTTCTGGAGCGGTTTCCGGGGAAGGATATTCGGCGCATTGCGATTCAAGTTCGGGCAAACGTTCGACAAGATCGAAGAGTTTTTCCACAAGATCCGCGAGAAGTTCCGCAAGCATCGCGAGAAAGCGGCGGAACACCAGAAAACGGAAGGCACGTTCGACGGATGGAAGAAAACCGCTACCAAAGTTATTATCCGGCTGGCAGCGGCCATTTTCAAGGAAATGATAGCATCCGCGTTCCAGTCGTTCGTGAATTGCATGAACAGCATTCTCGGCGTGATCGTGAATAAATATGAGAAAGGCCTGGAGGAGAAAGCGGACGAGCTCACGAAGGAGCTGCAACCGCAATGTTGCCAGATCATGAGCTTCAAGGAAAAGTTCGACAAGGAGATCGAAAAACATGAAGCTACCATCAAAGAGTTCACGGACACGGTGGACAAGATCCGCGAATGGCAGGAAATCCTTAGCAAGGTGGAGATCGCCGTTAGGTTAGGCGTCCAGATCGCGTCGTGCGGGCTGCCTCCCGGCCTGGGCTGCCTTTGGGGGCTGGTGGCGCAACTGGGGATCGAAGCGGGGCTCAACCTGCTGATGCGCACCGATTATTTCGAGAACGATATCGCCAAACCCGCGGCCGCCGCACTGATGGACGCGATCGTAGGCGAAAAGCTGCATAATTTCATGATCGATACGCTCGAGGGTACGCCGCTGAAACCGTACCTCGCGGAAGCGGCGGAATGCAAGCGCATGGTGAAAGGCAAAGGCGGCGGTGGCGGCGTGGGCGCTATCGGTGCAAACGCCGGGAAGATCAATCCCAACGATCCCAAATGGGTGAAAGCCCGCCAGGAATGGGAAGCCGAACACAAAGACGAGATCCTCGCCGAACTGAACAAAGTGTTCGAACAAGGCGATAAACCCATGACCGCGGAAGACTATAAAACTATCGTGGAAGCCATGAACAAATCCGGCCTCAAACCGGAAGAACTGAAAAGACGTATCGAAAACGCCAAAGCCGGTGAAAAGATCGACCTGGCCAAAGCCCTCAAAAACGTAAAACGCAAGATCAACTACGACAACGCCAAAAAAGCCAACCAGGGCTACCAGAAAGCCATCGGATGGGATCCCAACATATTCCAGCCCGGCGCTACCGATGCAGGCAGCGAGGAATTCGCCAACGCGGTGTACGACCTGCAGGAATCCCTTGGCATCCATGCCGACGGGAAAGCCGGCGGCGGCACTACCCAGAAAGTCTACGACAAGAAAGGCCTGGAAAAAGACGGCGTGTATGAAAAAGCCAAAGCAGTAGAAGCCTTCGAAAAAGCCGAAAGGGAACGCAAGGCACAGGAAAAACTGGACGACGAAGCCCGGAAGAAACTGGAGGAATTCTACAAGCTCCCTGCCGTGAAAGCCGCCATGGAGAAAGAATTCCCCACAGACGAAGCACTGAAGAAAGACCTCGATTCCGTAGACTGGAAGTTGGTCGACAAGAACGGGATCAGGATACTGGAACGCAGCTACGGCGCGCTCTTCGTTGCCAAAACTACCGGCGGCTCCAGGCTGGGCGCGGCAGCCAAAGTGGCAAACATCGAGAAGGAAGGCCAGACCGTGAAAGTGGTGGTCGATCTCACCAAATTCCTGCTGCTCGATACCACTAAGAGCGTGCAGATCGACGACGAAACCGACACCAACGAATCGCTGAACGTACACCGCACCCTGGCAGAAGGTTCCCCGCCCTTGCTCGTTTACCATATATTCAGCGGCGAAAAAGCAGGCGACAAAGTAAATATGGTGGCCTCCTTCGCCTTCTGGAGATTCCCCGACTTCGACGGCCGGTAG
- a CDS encoding chitosanase, with product MITPAIKQKIIAIVNVFETGSAEGEYDAIAIFPDGRHGSRQITYGRSQTTEQGNLRNLIGRYIDLNGMFADAFRQYLPKIGTVPLVDDKEFKRLLKVSAQQDPLMRQAQDETFEILYFAPAMHFFLAEQFALPLSLLVIYDSFIHSGTVPGFLRARFAERTPLRGGDEKAWISAYTQTRQHWLATHPKKVLRPTVYRTKTFLNEMNKGNWMLDQPVKTQGVTIP from the coding sequence ATGATTACTCCAGCTATCAAACAGAAGATCATTGCCATCGTGAACGTGTTCGAAACGGGATCGGCCGAAGGCGAATACGACGCGATCGCCATTTTCCCCGACGGGCGGCACGGCTCGCGCCAGATCACCTATGGCCGCAGCCAGACCACCGAGCAGGGGAATCTCCGCAATCTCATCGGGCGATACATAGACCTGAACGGTATGTTCGCGGACGCTTTCCGGCAGTACCTGCCCAAGATCGGGACGGTGCCGCTGGTAGACGACAAGGAATTCAAGCGCCTCCTGAAAGTGAGTGCCCAGCAAGACCCGCTGATGCGCCAGGCGCAGGATGAAACTTTCGAGATCCTGTATTTCGCCCCGGCCATGCACTTTTTCCTCGCCGAACAGTTTGCATTGCCTTTGAGCTTGCTGGTGATTTACGACAGTTTCATCCATTCCGGCACCGTTCCGGGATTTCTGCGCGCGCGGTTCGCGGAGCGGACGCCCCTGCGTGGTGGCGATGAAAAAGCATGGATCTCCGCCTATACCCAAACGCGGCAGCACTGGCTGGCCACGCATCCGAAAAAGGTGTTGCGGCCCACGGTGTACCGTACCAAGACTTTCCTGAACGAAATGAACAAAGGCAACTGGATGCTCGATCAGCCGGTTAAAACGCAAGGCGTAACGATCCCGTAA